In the genome of Massilia sp. PAMC28688, one region contains:
- the xth gene encoding exodeoxyribonuclease III, whose amino-acid sequence MLIATFNVNGITSRLPALLQWLEEKQPDVACLQELKAPQEKFPELAIRDAGYHPIWLGQKSWNGVAILTRGEAAQEVRRGLPGDDADEQSRYLEAAYQGVLIACLYLPNGNPAPGPKFDYKLAWFERLIAHAAELMATGAPVVLAGDFNVMPTELDVYKPERWLTDALFRPETRAAFHKLVAQGWTDSLRTMHPDQRIYTFWDYFRNAYGRDAGLRIDHLLLSPALAPALTAAGVDRDVRGREKPSDHAPTWIELDLARAAKPRAKRKAAAS is encoded by the coding sequence ATGCTGATCGCTACCTTCAATGTCAACGGCATCACCAGCCGCCTGCCTGCCCTGCTGCAATGGCTGGAGGAAAAACAACCGGACGTAGCCTGCCTGCAAGAACTCAAAGCACCCCAGGAAAAGTTTCCCGAGCTAGCCATCCGGGACGCGGGCTACCATCCGATCTGGCTCGGCCAAAAGAGCTGGAATGGCGTGGCCATCCTTACCCGCGGCGAAGCGGCGCAGGAAGTACGCCGCGGCCTGCCGGGCGACGATGCAGACGAGCAAAGCCGGTACCTGGAAGCGGCCTACCAGGGCGTGCTCATCGCCTGCCTGTATCTCCCCAACGGGAACCCGGCGCCCGGTCCCAAGTTCGATTACAAGCTGGCGTGGTTCGAGCGCCTCATCGCCCATGCGGCCGAGCTGATGGCCACCGGCGCGCCGGTGGTGCTCGCGGGCGACTTCAACGTCATGCCGACCGAGCTCGATGTCTACAAGCCCGAGCGCTGGCTGACCGACGCCCTGTTCAGGCCCGAGACCCGCGCCGCCTTCCACAAGCTGGTGGCCCAGGGCTGGACCGACTCGCTGCGCACCATGCACCCGGACCAGCGCATTTACACATTCTGGGACTACTTCCGCAATGCCTACGGGCGCGATGCCGGCCTGCGCATCGACCACCTCCTGCTCAGTCCCGCGCTGGCGCCGGCGCTCACGGCCGCCGGCGTGGACCGCGACGTGCGCGGGCGCGAAAAACCGAGCGACCATGCGCCGACGTGGATCGAACTTGATCTTGCCAGGGCAGCCAAGCCTCGGGCCAAACGCAAGGCGGCAGCTTCCTGA
- a CDS encoding pyridoxamine 5'-phosphate oxidase family protein produces the protein MTAPFPPSDRTRVRRAAHYAHYERATLHAIIDDAYVCHVAFADASGTHNIPTACWREGEYLYIHGSNGGRMMKVMGQGTQVCVAITHLDGLVLARTAFNHSMNYRSAMIYGAFEAVDGAAEKRHAMEVFMNRIAPGRHADVGPGSDKEFDATTIMRIGLGEAACKVREGGPRDDEEDLALPSWAGVLPFARQRLAPVRDAQCTSPEPEYLAGWARR, from the coding sequence ATGACCGCACCTTTCCCGCCAAGCGACCGCACCAGGGTGCGCCGCGCTGCCCACTATGCGCACTACGAGCGCGCCACCCTGCATGCCATTATCGATGACGCCTACGTGTGCCATGTGGCCTTTGCCGACGCCAGTGGCACGCACAATATTCCCACCGCGTGCTGGCGCGAAGGCGAGTACCTGTACATCCATGGCTCCAACGGAGGACGCATGATGAAGGTGATGGGGCAGGGCACCCAGGTATGCGTGGCCATCACCCATCTCGACGGCCTGGTGCTGGCCCGCACCGCTTTCAATCATTCGATGAATTACCGCTCTGCGATGATCTACGGGGCCTTTGAGGCTGTCGATGGCGCAGCGGAGAAGCGCCATGCCATGGAGGTCTTCATGAACCGGATCGCGCCGGGCCGGCATGCGGATGTGGGGCCGGGCAGCGACAAGGAATTCGACGCCACCACCATCATGCGCATCGGCCTTGGCGAAGCGGCCTGCAAGGTGCGCGAAGGCGGGCCGCGCGACGACGAGGAAGATCTGGCGCTGCCGTCGTGGGCTGGGGTGCTACCGTTCGCGCGGCAGCGCCTGGCCCCGGTGCGTGATGCGCAATGCACGTCGCCCGAGCCGGAGTATCTTGCCGGCTGGGCGCGGCGCTAA
- a CDS encoding PLP-dependent aminotransferase family protein: MDYALLLDSYVKHRDVGAWPRQRVLHECLREAIRSGALSTGTRLLATRALAQELGMARNSVLYAYDQLATEGYTRPGRQGTIVMPVSVSSPRGGATQAPAATLSRRAASLRTLAPPSGATTGFAPGVPALDEFPLALWKRTLERAWRSMPASGLNYGDPAGEPQLRAALADYLRGARGVQCDAGQVFITAGTQDSLDLCAHAFADAGDKVWIENPGYLGALAAFRGAQLKPIGIATDAHGINPDSADWRRHRPRFIYTTPSHQYPTGSVLSLERRLSLLAHARASGALIIEDDYDSEFRHDGPPLPAMQGLEDDAPVVYLGTFSKTMFPALRIGFLVTPPTLAEPLRALLARSAPSGRAAEQLALAAFVRDGQFAQHLRRMRRLYRQRRDALVAALEQELAGLGTVHGASAGMHLAFQLAGRGVSDVAVSEAARALSLVAPALSTHATGARANGWNGFLLGYAQVAAEDMGPLVATLAQLVRRAATASAMRGKP; this comes from the coding sequence ATGGATTATGCTCTGCTGCTCGACAGTTATGTCAAACATCGCGACGTGGGCGCCTGGCCGCGCCAGCGCGTGCTGCATGAATGCCTGCGCGAAGCCATCCGCAGCGGCGCCCTGTCCACCGGCACCCGCCTGCTGGCCACGCGCGCGCTGGCGCAGGAACTGGGCATGGCCCGCAACAGCGTGCTGTATGCCTACGATCAGCTGGCCACGGAGGGCTACACGCGGCCGGGCCGCCAGGGCACCATCGTGATGCCGGTCAGCGTGAGCTCTCCGCGCGGCGGCGCCACGCAGGCGCCGGCAGCCACCCTGTCCAGGCGCGCTGCATCGCTGCGCACACTGGCGCCACCCTCGGGCGCCACCACCGGCTTTGCGCCCGGCGTTCCCGCCCTGGACGAATTTCCCCTGGCGCTGTGGAAGCGCACGCTGGAACGTGCCTGGCGCAGCATGCCGGCCAGCGGGCTCAATTACGGCGACCCGGCAGGCGAGCCGCAGCTGCGCGCGGCACTGGCGGACTACCTGCGCGGCGCGCGCGGCGTGCAATGCGATGCCGGCCAGGTCTTCATCACGGCCGGCACCCAGGACAGCCTCGACTTGTGCGCGCACGCATTTGCCGATGCCGGGGACAAGGTATGGATCGAAAATCCGGGCTACCTTGGGGCGCTGGCGGCTTTTCGCGGCGCCCAGCTCAAGCCGATTGGCATTGCCACCGATGCCCACGGCATCAACCCGGACAGCGCCGACTGGCGGCGCCACCGCCCCCGCTTCATCTACACCACGCCTTCCCACCAGTACCCGACCGGCAGCGTGCTTAGCCTGGAGCGGCGCCTGTCGCTGCTCGCCCATGCACGTGCCAGCGGAGCGCTGATCATCGAAGACGATTACGACAGCGAGTTCCGGCACGACGGCCCGCCCCTGCCGGCCATGCAGGGACTGGAGGACGACGCGCCAGTGGTCTACCTGGGCACCTTCAGCAAGACCATGTTCCCGGCCCTGCGCATCGGCTTTCTGGTCACGCCGCCCACGCTGGCCGAACCCCTGCGCGCGCTGCTTGCGCGGTCGGCCCCGAGCGGTCGCGCAGCCGAGCAGCTGGCCCTGGCGGCGTTCGTGCGCGATGGCCAGTTCGCGCAGCACCTGCGGCGCATGCGGCGCCTGTACCGCCAGCGCCGCGATGCACTGGTGGCCGCACTGGAGCAGGAGCTGGCAGGCCTTGGCACGGTCCACGGCGCCAGCGCCGGCATGCATCTGGCCTTCCAGCTGGCCGGACGCGGCGTGAGCGACGTGGCGGTGAGCGAGGCGGCACGCGCCCTGAGTCTGGTCGCGCCGGCCCTGAGCACGCATGCAACGGGGGCGCGTGCCAACGGCTGGAACGGCTTTTTGCTAGGTTACGCGCAGGTGGCGGCTGAAGATATGGGGCCGCTGGTTGCGACCCTGGCGCAGCTTGTCCGGCGCGCGGCAACCGCCAGTGCGATGAGAGGAAAGCCATGA
- a CDS encoding DUF3293 domain-containing protein codes for MNSSTEIPAPEVRAYQDSDFHIDGQAPFVMRIGQTCDALLALYLAAGAQSCAYISACNPHGESASGRTNDERHGAFIRMLQERGIDYLGGQALDPRGKYPPEPGCLIAGLTLDAAKALGNELRQNAIVFCGAERIPALVLLR; via the coding sequence ATGAACAGCAGCACGGAGATCCCCGCGCCCGAAGTGAGGGCCTATCAGGACAGCGACTTTCACATTGATGGCCAGGCGCCGTTCGTGATGCGCATTGGGCAAACATGCGACGCGCTGCTGGCCCTGTACCTCGCGGCCGGGGCACAGTCGTGTGCCTATATCTCGGCCTGCAATCCCCATGGCGAATCCGCCAGCGGGCGCACCAATGACGAGCGGCACGGCGCCTTTATCCGCATGCTGCAGGAGCGTGGCATCGACTATCTGGGCGGCCAGGCACTGGACCCGCGCGGAAAATATCCGCCGGAGCCGGGTTGCCTGATCGCCGGTCTGACGCTGGACGCGGCCAAGGCGCTAGGCAATGAACTGCGCCAGAACGCCATCGTGTTTTGCGGCGCCGAGCGAATACCGGCCCTGGTCCTGCTGCGCTAA
- a CDS encoding DUF3857 domain-containing transglutaminase family protein: MLSPRRLFNSLVCLLALALSAAATGASNEYRVGPPPPWVVPIEAASAARSASGASGGREFLLSDVQRRIENNNIVTFVHMAVRTVASAGVESSARFSVTFDPVYQTATLHAIAVRRNGTLIDKIHSAGIRVMQRETELEARIVDGRKTINVEIDDVRVGDIVEYAYSLSGTNPVFANIYAGSSYLQWEVPVERAFVRLLVPAHRTLRFDLGKAGAAPVLTQAGGYRDYRWDRKQVAGLRLEEDAPDDYDPYAQVQWTEFADWRAVARWSLPLYKRSTPSPELAREIDRIAAASPAPEERLLAALRLVQRDIRYLGIETGASSHAPAPASVVFRRRFGDCKDKAVLLLTILDGLGIRAEPALVNSGRLRPENATLPSPHAFNHVLVRATVAGQHYWIDPTRSEQHGDLAHLHQPDYGLALVIAADSTSLTPMNPPARARRHVLSTFDASAGMDQPVKLVVATTVQGNAAETTRSQLISRGAEAIQKDYLNYYARKYPSISLAAPMKVSDDKKTNTITLTEHYTISKYWSDADQDGRREVNIWSPEVSALLGAPNALNRTAPLPLKYPHELQEVTVIKLFSPWNLTPKRTRIEDDAFEVNHALALSADQRTVTVTDTYLARADRVAPDRIRAYAAKLTAANDETGLTLYSIAPPPTTPGIALVLLRLAVAAIAIALIAFLLRVRWKAAGQHKQIDSLLLTSWCAMAMLLLILVYSFSTATAVVTALCVGLTVLAVLATILGSGTSSGHWLHMDRQGRRVHSARDMLIGASTTMLILPRALQA, from the coding sequence GTGCTCTCTCCACGCCGCCTCTTCAATTCGCTCGTCTGCCTGCTTGCGCTGGCGCTGAGTGCAGCCGCCACCGGCGCCAGCAATGAATACCGCGTCGGCCCACCGCCACCGTGGGTGGTCCCGATCGAGGCGGCGAGCGCGGCCCGCTCTGCCAGCGGCGCCTCAGGGGGGCGCGAGTTCCTGCTCAGCGATGTGCAACGCCGTATCGAGAACAACAACATCGTTACCTTCGTCCACATGGCCGTGCGCACTGTCGCCAGCGCCGGCGTGGAAAGCAGCGCCCGCTTTTCGGTGACCTTCGATCCCGTCTATCAGACCGCGACCCTGCACGCCATCGCCGTGCGCCGCAATGGCACCTTGATCGACAAGATCCATAGCGCCGGCATCCGCGTCATGCAGCGCGAGACCGAACTTGAGGCCCGCATTGTCGACGGCCGCAAGACCATCAACGTCGAAATCGATGATGTGCGCGTGGGCGACATTGTCGAATATGCCTACTCCCTCAGCGGCACCAATCCGGTGTTCGCCAACATCTACGCCGGCAGCAGCTACCTGCAGTGGGAAGTGCCGGTCGAGCGTGCATTTGTGCGCCTGCTGGTGCCCGCCCACCGCACTCTGCGTTTCGACCTGGGCAAGGCGGGCGCCGCACCCGTGCTCACCCAGGCCGGTGGCTACCGCGACTATCGCTGGGATCGCAAGCAGGTCGCCGGACTGCGCCTGGAGGAAGACGCCCCTGACGACTACGACCCTTACGCCCAGGTGCAGTGGACCGAATTTGCCGACTGGCGCGCGGTGGCCCGCTGGTCACTGCCCTTGTACAAGCGCAGTACCCCATCGCCGGAACTGGCGCGCGAAATCGACCGCATTGCCGCCGCGTCGCCTGCGCCCGAGGAACGCCTGCTGGCCGCGCTGCGCCTGGTGCAGCGTGATATCCGCTATCTCGGCATAGAGACGGGGGCCAGCTCGCACGCGCCGGCCCCGGCCTCCGTGGTCTTTCGGCGCCGTTTTGGCGACTGCAAGGACAAGGCCGTGCTGCTGCTGACAATCCTCGATGGGTTGGGCATCCGCGCCGAACCGGCACTGGTCAATTCCGGCAGGCTGCGGCCCGAGAATGCGACCCTGCCATCGCCGCACGCCTTCAACCACGTGCTGGTGCGCGCCACCGTCGCCGGCCAGCATTACTGGATCGATCCCACGCGCTCGGAGCAGCATGGCGATCTGGCGCACCTGCACCAGCCTGACTACGGCCTGGCTCTGGTGATCGCTGCCGACAGCACGTCCCTCACGCCCATGAACCCGCCGGCGCGCGCGCGCCGCCATGTGCTGTCGACCTTCGATGCCAGTGCCGGCATGGACCAGCCAGTGAAGCTCGTTGTGGCCACGACCGTGCAGGGCAATGCCGCCGAGACCACGCGCAGCCAGCTCATTTCGCGGGGCGCCGAGGCGATTCAGAAGGACTACCTCAACTACTACGCGCGCAAGTACCCCTCGATTTCGCTGGCCGCTCCCATGAAGGTCAGCGACGACAAGAAGACCAACACGATCACGCTCACCGAGCACTACACCATCAGCAAGTACTGGAGCGATGCCGACCAGGACGGCAGGCGGGAAGTAAATATCTGGTCGCCGGAAGTGAGCGCGCTGCTGGGCGCACCGAATGCGCTGAACCGGACGGCGCCGCTGCCATTGAAGTACCCCCATGAGCTGCAGGAAGTCACGGTGATCAAACTCTTCAGCCCATGGAATCTGACTCCGAAGCGAACCCGCATCGAGGACGACGCCTTTGAAGTGAACCACGCCCTGGCACTGTCAGCCGACCAGCGCACGGTCACCGTGACCGATACCTACCTGGCGCGTGCCGACCGGGTTGCGCCCGATCGCATTCGCGCTTACGCGGCCAAACTGACCGCCGCCAATGACGAAACGGGGCTCACGCTGTACTCGATCGCACCGCCTCCGACGACGCCTGGGATTGCGCTGGTCTTGCTGCGTCTTGCGGTGGCGGCGATCGCCATCGCCCTGATCGCGTTTCTGCTGCGCGTGCGATGGAAGGCGGCCGGGCAGCACAAGCAAATCGATTCACTCCTTCTCACAAGCTGGTGTGCCATGGCCATGCTGCTGCTGATACTGGTGTATTCATTCAGTACCGCGACAGCGGTGGTGACGGCACTCTGCGTGGGATTGACAGTGCTCGCCGTGCTGGCCACGATCTTGGGCAGCGGTACCTCGTCCGGCCACTGGCTGCATATGGATCGCCAGGGCAGGCGCGTGCACTCGGCGCGCGACATGCTCATCGGCGCCAGCACCACCATGCTGATTCTTCCGCGCGCGCTGCAGGCTTAG
- a CDS encoding L-cystine transporter produces MIFQPVLALNIAIALLACYLLYRMQKAHLSFTKRVFTALGLGIVLGAAFQGAYGAGAIIIKQTSEYLAIIGTGYVQLLQMIIMPLIMVSIVSAIIKLKDARALGQISVLTIGMLMLTTLIAAGIGILMAKLFGLNAAGLTASAAELTRAEYLQGKLGAASDITLPSMLLSFIPANPFLDMTGARKTSTIAVVIFAIFVGVAGTGIATRQPDLFASFAHFVRVAQAVVMRMVTLVLRLTPYGVFALMTQVVAGSNMDSIMNLLTFVLASYSALLLMFCVHLLFVTGAGLNAWRFASRIAPVLLFAFTSRTSAGAIPMSVQTQTRRLGTPDGIANFAASFGAVMGQNGCAGIYPAMLAIMIAPTVGVDPMTLDFLVPLLAIIVVGSVGIAGVGGGATFAALIVLSAMNLPVALAGLLISIEPLIDMGRTALNVSGSITAGTVTSRLMGQTDMEVFNSDEVADIDREAQPA; encoded by the coding sequence ATGATCTTTCAACCTGTTCTTGCCCTCAACATCGCCATTGCCCTGCTGGCCTGTTACCTGCTCTACCGCATGCAGAAGGCCCACCTGTCATTTACGAAACGGGTATTTACCGCGCTGGGACTCGGAATTGTGCTCGGCGCCGCCTTCCAGGGCGCGTATGGAGCAGGTGCGATCATCATCAAGCAGACCAGCGAGTACCTGGCCATCATCGGCACCGGCTATGTGCAGCTGCTGCAAATGATCATCATGCCGCTCATTATGGTGTCGATCGTCAGCGCCATCATCAAGCTCAAGGATGCGCGCGCGCTGGGGCAGATCAGCGTGCTGACCATCGGTATGCTGATGCTCACGACCCTGATTGCCGCCGGCATCGGCATCCTGATGGCCAAGTTGTTCGGCCTGAACGCAGCAGGACTGACCGCCAGCGCGGCCGAACTGACACGGGCCGAGTACTTGCAGGGCAAGCTGGGCGCGGCCAGCGACATCACCCTGCCCAGCATGCTGCTGAGCTTTATCCCCGCCAACCCCTTCCTCGACATGACGGGCGCCCGCAAGACCTCGACCATTGCAGTGGTTATCTTTGCGATCTTTGTCGGCGTTGCCGGCACCGGTATCGCCACCCGGCAGCCGGACCTGTTTGCCTCCTTTGCCCATTTCGTCAGGGTGGCCCAGGCCGTCGTCATGCGCATGGTGACGCTGGTGCTGCGCCTGACCCCCTACGGCGTCTTTGCCCTCATGACCCAGGTGGTGGCCGGTTCCAACATGGACAGCATCATGAACCTGCTTACCTTCGTGCTCGCGTCCTACAGCGCCCTGCTGCTGATGTTCTGCGTTCATCTCCTGTTCGTCACCGGCGCCGGCCTGAACGCCTGGCGCTTCGCCTCCCGCATTGCGCCCGTGCTGCTGTTTGCCTTTACCTCGCGCACTAGTGCCGGCGCCATCCCGATGTCGGTGCAGACCCAGACCCGGCGCCTGGGCACTCCCGACGGCATCGCCAATTTCGCCGCGTCCTTCGGCGCCGTGATGGGCCAGAATGGCTGCGCCGGCATCTATCCGGCCATGCTGGCGATAATGATCGCGCCGACCGTCGGCGTCGATCCCATGACGCTCGACTTCCTCGTGCCGCTGCTGGCCATTATCGTGGTCGGCTCGGTCGGCATCGCCGGCGTGGGCGGCGGGGCCACCTTTGCAGCGCTGATCGTGCTCTCGGCCATGAATCTGCCGGTGGCGCTGGCGGGCCTCCTGATTTCAATCGAGCCGCTGATCGACATGGGCCGCACGGCCCTGAACGTCAGCGGCTCCATCACGGCCGGCACCGTTACCAGCCGGCTCATGGGCCAGACCGACATGGAGGTCTTTAACAGCGACGAGGTAGCCGACATCGACCGCGAAGCGCAGCCCGCCTGA
- a CDS encoding histidine phosphatase family protein gives MEQKWPQEIWLVRHGQSAGNVARDAAEAAAGHLIDIAERDVDVPLSKLGVEQSRALGDWFASLPEERRPNVVLHSPYVRAAETARLIIERMGAPAMMAIQSDERVREKEFGILDRLTTHGINHKYPELYEQRQHVGKFYFRPPGGESWCDVILRLRSVLDTITREYCGERVLIVGHQVTVNCFRYLFERLDEARILAFDRAADVPNCSVTSYEFDPHHGKHGKLMLRLTNFVAPLEDTGTPVTVQQDVPAAPKA, from the coding sequence ATGGAGCAGAAATGGCCGCAGGAAATTTGGCTGGTGCGGCATGGACAAAGTGCCGGCAATGTCGCGCGCGACGCCGCTGAGGCTGCCGCCGGACACCTGATCGATATCGCCGAGCGCGATGTCGATGTGCCCTTGTCGAAGCTGGGCGTGGAGCAGTCGCGCGCCCTGGGCGACTGGTTTGCCTCCCTGCCCGAGGAACGCCGCCCCAACGTGGTGCTGCACTCGCCTTATGTGCGGGCGGCCGAAACGGCGCGCCTCATCATCGAGCGCATGGGTGCACCGGCAATGATGGCAATCCAGTCCGACGAGCGGGTGCGCGAGAAAGAATTCGGCATCCTCGACCGCCTCACCACCCACGGCATCAATCACAAGTATCCTGAGCTCTACGAGCAGCGCCAGCACGTGGGCAAATTCTATTTCCGTCCCCCGGGCGGCGAAAGCTGGTGCGATGTCATCCTGCGCCTGCGCAGCGTGCTCGATACGATCACGCGCGAGTATTGCGGCGAGCGCGTGCTCATCGTGGGCCACCAGGTCACCGTCAATTGCTTCCGCTACCTGTTCGAGCGGCTCGACGAGGCCCGCATCCTGGCCTTTGACCGCGCCGCCGATGTGCCCAACTGCTCGGTCACGTCATATGAATTCGACCCACACCACGGCAAACACGGCAAGCTGATGCTGCGCCTGACCAATTTCGTCGCCCCGCTCGAGGATACCGGCACGCCGGTGACGGTGCAGCAAGATGTGCCCGCTGCTCCGAAAGCGTAG
- a CDS encoding NAD(P)H-hydrate dehydratase, translated as METPATPGHMVTLDAAALRGWPLPMPSPGGDKEERGHVLILGGSREMPGAVILAATAALRAGAGKLTVATGSSVAQLVAMAMPEARVIGLRETAEGGFRHEAVAELNPLADRVSAILVGPGMQDEAATAALVRSLLPRLNGTSVVLDACAMGIILNPDLDGEGAPFRFEQPVVLTPHAGEMAHLTGKAKQDIAAAPDATAHAAARDWNAVVALKGARTIISAPDGSQWQHEGGNVGLAISGSGDVLSGIIAGLAARGATLAQATCWGVALHARAGERLAERLGLLGYLARELPDEIPALMDSFARP; from the coding sequence ATGGAAACGCCAGCCACGCCCGGCCACATGGTCACGCTCGACGCCGCCGCCCTGCGCGGCTGGCCCCTGCCCATGCCTTCGCCCGGCGGCGACAAGGAAGAACGGGGCCACGTCCTGATCCTGGGCGGCTCGCGCGAGATGCCCGGCGCCGTCATCCTGGCAGCCACCGCGGCGCTGCGCGCGGGGGCCGGCAAGCTCACCGTGGCCACCGGCAGCAGCGTGGCCCAGCTGGTGGCCATGGCCATGCCCGAGGCGCGCGTGATCGGCCTGCGCGAGACGGCCGAGGGTGGCTTCCGGCACGAAGCGGTGGCGGAACTCAATCCCCTGGCCGACCGTGTCAGTGCGATCCTGGTCGGCCCAGGCATGCAGGACGAGGCCGCCACGGCGGCGCTGGTTCGGTCGCTGTTGCCGCGCCTAAATGGAACCAGCGTGGTGCTCGATGCCTGTGCCATGGGCATCATCCTCAATCCCGATCTCGATGGCGAGGGTGCCCCGTTCCGCTTTGAGCAGCCAGTGGTGCTCACCCCCCATGCCGGCGAGATGGCCCACCTGACGGGCAAGGCCAAGCAGGACATTGCTGCCGCGCCCGATGCGACAGCCCATGCAGCGGCGCGGGACTGGAATGCGGTGGTGGCACTCAAGGGCGCGCGCACCATCATCAGCGCGCCCGATGGCAGCCAGTGGCAGCACGAAGGCGGCAACGTGGGCCTGGCCATCTCCGGTTCGGGCGACGTGTTGTCGGGCATCATCGCGGGCTTGGCGGCGCGCGGCGCCACCCTGGCCCAGGCCACCTGCTGGGGCGTGGCACTGCACGCGCGCGCCGGCGAACGCCTGGCCGAGCGCCTCGGCCTGCTCGGTTACCTGGCGCGCGAATTGCCAGATGAAATTCCGGCGCTGATGGATTCCTTTGCGCGCCCCTGA